In the Malassezia vespertilionis chromosome 1, complete sequence genome, one interval contains:
- the taf6 gene encoding histone H4-like TAF Taf6, SAGA complex subunit (COG:K; EggNog:ENOG503NV9P; BUSCO:EOG09260THV) has product MSTQGAKRSNGNSSFSGTGTTPVFGPSIPLSVYPKDSVKDVAESLGITNIRDNVAVALATDIEYRIRDVAESAAKYMKHAKRTRMTTADVDNALRQKNIEPLYGFFPPYTSGKAKGPWFRPVRTPSGAPIYMADDDEVDFDSILESGPRLGVGRGVGWHAHWLAIEGIQPPVPENPVFLARQSASQSGILPDPSEAAAELGSTAVKPLVKHVLSRELQLYYERLTNSISNPPQAAFTGEPAAVNKAPSEVLDTDLAVYTDTSSGNTVRDAALASLRGDAGIHQLVPYVIQWVGANVTFVLRGATENGTNAPAEQTKDIELMYTMLNTLHALLVNPSIFIEPYLHQLMPSVLSILLAVYGTNEGTVDMEQENAAIGLRVYAATLLTYIIDRFGDSYPTLQSRVVATLLQALFSQVDDGTSANAADASGSLHAKFGALIALRKLGPASFKTLLGSIATLPPLDAVQERNPNHVPLHALGTWLEQLQQKQGHEQFLVERILKETQVGLDALGQAMDGAPRMPDKAMQKRLTEVYGPFWAHVLDGDASGWSALAAYYRETEENS; this is encoded by the coding sequence ATGTCGACGCAaggcgcaaagcgctccaACGGAAATAGTTCTTTTTCTGGTACGGGCACCACACCGGTATTTGGCCCAAGCATACCATTGTCTGTGTATCCGAAAGATTCAGTCAAGGACGTGGCCGAATCGCTCGGGATCACGAACATACGTGACAATGTAGCCGTCGCGCTGGCGACCGATATCGAATACAGAATCCGCGATGTTGCGGAAAGCGCGGCCAAGTACATGaagcacgccaagcgcacacGTATGACGACAGCTGATGTTGATAATGCATTGCGCCAGAAAAATATTGAGCCGCTCTACGGGTTCTTCCCGCCGTACACGAGCGGCAAAGCAAAGGGCCCTTGGTTTCGCCCTGTGCGGACGCCTTCGGGAGCGCCGATATACATGGCCGACGATGATGAGGTGGACTTTGACTCTATTCTTGAGTCTGGGCCGCGCCTCGGTGTCGGTCGCGGCGTGGGTTGGCACGCACATTGGCTCGCCATTGAAGGAATACAGCCGCCCGTACCCGAGAATCCTGTGTTTTTGGCTCGTCAATCTGCGTCGCAAAGTGGCATATTGCCCGACCCTAGCGAAGCTGCTGCAGAGCTGGGAAGCACAGCGGTCAAGCCGCTTGTTAAGCACGTTTTGTCGCGCGAGCTACAGCTCTACTACGAGCGCCTCACCAACTCGATTAGCAATCCGCCACAGGCTGCCTTCACGGGCGAGCCAGCTGCTGTAAATAAGGCACCTTCCGAAGTGCTGGATACAGATTTGGCCGTGTACACGGATACGTCCTCTGGCAATacggtgcgcgacgcagcatTGGCAAGTTTGCGAGGCGACGCTGGTATTCACCAGCTCGTTCCGTACGTGATTCAGTGGGTCGGTGCAAACGTTACATTTGTGTTGCGCGGTGCGACAGAGAACGGCACCAATGCTCCTGCAGAGCAAACCAAAGACATCGAGCTGATGTACACGATGCTGAATACACTGCATGCCCTGCTCGTCAATCCGTCTATTTTCATTGAGCCATACTTGCACCAGCTCATGCCGTCCGTACTGTCGATCCTCCTCGCTGTGTACGGTACAAATGAGGGCACAGTCGATATGGAGCAGGAGAATGCAGCGATCGGTTTGCGTGTGTACGCTGCGACGCTGTTGACCTACATCATTGATCGGTTTGGCGATAGCTACCCTACATTGCAGTCGCGTGTGGTAGCGACACTACTCCAAGCTCTGTTTTCCCAAGTTGACGACGGGACCTCGGCGAATGCTGCAGATGCATCCGGCTCGTTGCATGCAAAGTTTGGTGCACTgatcgcgctgcgcaaattgGGACCCGCAAGCTTCAAAACACTTCTCGGCAGTATTGCGACACTGCCGCCATTGGATGCAGTGCAGGAACGCAATCCGAACCATGTGCCGTTGCATGCTCTTGGGACTTGGCTGGAGCAGCTCCAGCAGAAACAGGGCCACGAGCAGTTTTTGGTCGAGCGCATCTTGAAAGAGACGCAGGTCGGCCTCGACGCACTAGGCCAAGCGATGGACGGAGCGCCAAGAATGCCAGACAAGgcgatgcaaaagcgccTCACCGAAGTCTATGGGCCGTTCTGGGCGCATGTGTTGGATGGTGATGCTTCAGGTTGGAGCGCACTGGCTGCATACTATCGCGAAACGGAAGAAAATAGCTAG
- the PEP12 gene encoding SNAP receptor (COG:U; EggNog:ENOG503NZAW; TransMembrane:1 (i257-276o)), whose amino-acid sequence MSFRDLEQGRESPQPVTQLEAHASNAESPEFMHLTDQVGLHIFRVNANVATLQKLDTQLRGANNARGDALIKQFNDLSEQTRGIFKDATDDVKALSLFPLQSASSYATRSSPALLMQSKLQRDFQQALASFQAIQRAGIRSEKEALAAAKAQSAEASEVAEAPAQLSEQVYAPTVSHAEIEQQHALIAEREAEIRDIETGVQELNEIFRDLSHIVQEQGGMIDNIEYNMGNLASNVHGADRELIQAHSYQRRAGRRALCLIIIAGFVVAVVLLALLS is encoded by the coding sequence ATGTCCTTTCGGGATCTCGAGCAAGGTCGCGAAAGCCCACAGCCTGTGACGCAACTGGAGGCACATGCAAGTAATGCTGAGAGCCCAGAGTTTATGCACCTGACTGACCAGGTTGGCTTGCACATCTTTCGTGTTAATGCGAATgttgcgacgctgcagaaaTTAGACACGCAACTGCGTGGGGCAAATAATGCGCGTGGTGACGCACTTATAAAACAATTCAATGACTTGAGCGAACAGACCCGAGGGATTTTCAAGGATGCTACGGACGATGTCAAGGCACTTTCGCTGTTTCCGCTGCAGTCCGCGTCCTCTTATGCGACACGGTCTTCCCCTGCACTGCTGATGCAAAGCAAATTGCAGCGTGACTTTCAGCAGGCGCTTGCATCTTTCCAGGCGATCCAACGAGCAGGGATACGCAGTGAGAaggaggcgcttgcggctgccaaggcgcaaagcgctgaGGCGTCCGAAGTGGCAGAGGCGCCCGCCCAGCTATCCGAGCAAGTATATGCTCCTACAGTGTCCCATGCCGAGATCGAGCAGCAACATGCACTCATCGCCGAGCGTGAGGCAGAGATTCGCGATATCGAGACTGGAGTCCAAGAGTTAAACGAGATTTTCCGGGATTTGAGCCACATTGTCCAAGAACAGGGTGGAATGATCGACAACATCGAGTACAACATGGGAAACTTGGCGTCCAACGTGCATGGTGCGGACCGAGAGCTTATCCAGGCGCACTCATAtcagcgtcgcgcgggccgccgcgcgctttgtctTATAATTATAGCTGGGTTTGTCGTCGCCGTAGtgctgctggcgctgctttcgTAA
- the mtd1 gene encoding methylenetetrahydrofolate dehydrogenase (NAD(+)) (COG:H; BUSCO:EOG09263RW3; EggNog:ENOG503NVZ5): MAAAAPSKPEYPGKLLNAAAIAKPFQESIKADIRHRVDKNLPVPKLVGILAKPSSPSIAYAEWTRKACEDVGIKFTIWKTWDDSQDVEKFQTEDNSESLTNFGLEADVEDLILAANRDSSIDGIMVYYPIFCGRQDTYLQQIVDPRKDVEGLNFYYCWNMYHNVRWIKPSQMGSAPGATSEGDLRSQDVAANETVPAGFAKSILPCTPLAVVKCLEAAGLYDTHLPYGDRLQGKNITVINRSEVVGRPLAALLANDGARVFSVDIDSIVEFSKRPDDEGKQGLGFSKSKVVVEAHKQNTSARLRSAHLVSPCTYKDAESCVRVSDVVIGGVPSASYKVPTAWIKEGATCVNFSSEKNFESNVRSRAAQYLPAIGKMTVAMLQRNLLVRIPIF; the protein is encoded by the coding sequence atggctgcggcggcaccCTCGAAACCAGAGTATCCTGGTAAATTGCTAAATGCAGCAGCAATAGCAAAGCCATTTCAAGAGAGTATCAAAGCCGATATCAGGCACCGGGTCGACAAGAATCTTCCGGTACCGAAACTGGTCGGTATTCTTGCAAAGCCGAGCTCTCCGTCGATTGCGTACGCAGAATGGACGCGAAAAGCGTGCGAAGATGTCGGGATAAAGTTTACTATCTGGAAAACGTGGGACGACTCGCAGGATGTGGAAAAGTTCCAGACGGAGGACAACTCCGAAAGCCTCACAAACTTTGGCCTCGAAGCCGATGTGGAAGATCTTATTCTTGCAGCGAATCGTGATTCCAGCATTGATGGTATTATGGTGTACTACCCCATATTTTGTGGGCGTCAAGACACGTACTTGCAGCAGATTGTCGATCCCCGCAAAGACGTCGAGGGTCTCAACTTTTACTACTGCTGGAACATGTACCACAACGTGCGTTGGATCAAACCCTCGCAGATGGGGAGCGCCCCCGGCGCGACCAGTGAAGGAGATCTGCGCAGCCAGGACGTAGCAGCTAACGAAACTGTGCCCGCTGGGTTTGCCAAGAGCATTTTGCCTTGCACTCCCCTTGCAGTAGTTAAATGTCTGGAGGCCGCCGGCCTATACGACACACATCTACCGTACGGCGACCGTTTGCAAGGAAAAAACATCACTGTTATTAACCGCTCCGAGGTGGTTGGCCGACCGCTTGCTGCACTGCTTGCAaacgacggcgcgcgcgtgtttTCGGTGGACATTGACTCTATTGTCGAATTCAGCAAGCGCCCGGATGACGAGGGCAAGCAGGGTTTGGGATTTTCCAAGTCGAAAGTGGTGGTCGAGGCACACAAGCAAAATACTTCTGCACGCTTGCGTTCCGCACACCTTGTGTCCCCTTGCACGTACAAAGATGCAGAGTCGTGTGTGCGCGTGTCCGATGTTGTGAttggcggcgtgccgtcCGCGAGCTACAAAGTGCCGACTGCATGGATCAAGGAAGGCGCTACATGTGTCAATTTTAGCTCTGAAAAAAACTTTGAGAGCAATGTGCGCagccgtgccgcgcagtATTTGCCCGCCATTGGCAAAATGACCGTTGCCATGTTGCAGCGCAATCTCTTGGTACGTATACCCATCTTTTAA
- a CDS encoding uncharacterized protein (COG:S; TransMembrane:2 (i168-189o255-275i); EggNog:ENOG503P5EV) → MSGLPALSDLPYLYCWICAEEEKHNVFARPIQLNADPPSTSRFIHPCVCSLVAHEKYSVSFRGFGSVAETIPMRQLRAHNAKQNAGVALDTEGVPRMIIVGEDNQGAELVDGAFGTLDTLDTYETLDDGSRVPLIGSGDQGVYLDELEYGTFDDVDMPRTIYVTYYSLAKLVVQALGFPFIASFAGSILGRFARYSQALRQILGIAPGIIPERGCESWINVLWPSVQSTHAVEQYLVDNGAAVYDDLDPIWFRNAIGGGLYIVIKDALVLLYRYLRKQRRGQLHIKDLPFSDGVARELMQNAEPRPAAR, encoded by the exons ATGAGTGGCCTACCCGCAC TCTCCGACTTGCCCTATCTTTACTGCTGGATCTGCGCTGAGGAAGAGAAGCACAACGTCTTTGCCCGCCCTATTCAATTGAATGCGGACCCGCCTTCGACTTCGCGTTTTATCCATCCATGTGTATGCTCGTTGGTGGCGCACGAGAAA TACAGTGTCTCCTTTCGTGGATTCGGCAGTGTCGCAGAGACAATCCCGATGCGCCAATTGCGTGCCCACAATGCAAAACAAA ACGCTGGCGTTGCCCTGGATAC AGAGGGTGTGCCGAGAATGATTATTGTGGGCGAAGATAACCAAGGCGCGGAGTTGGTGGATGGTGCGTTTGGCACGTTGGACACCCTTGATACCTATGAGACGCTAGACGACGGTTCCAGAGTGCCTCTTATCGGGAGTGGCGACCAAGGCGTGTACCTTGACGAGCTCGAGTACGGCACGTTTGACGACGTCGACATGCCGCGTACAATCTACGTGACTTACTACAGCCTGGCGAAACTTGTAGTGCAGGCGCTAGGATTCCCCTTTATTGCCAGCTTCGCAGGCAGTATCCTGGGCCGGTTTGCACGGTACAGTCAGGCTTTGCGGCAGATTCTTGGCATTGCACCGGGAATCATTCCAGAGCGAGGCTGCGAAAGCTGGATCAATGTGCTCTGGCCGagcgtgcaaagcacgcaTGCAGTCGAGCAGTACCTCGTGGACAATGGCGCAGCGGTCTACGACGATCTGGACCCGATTTGGTTCCGCAATGCGATCGGCGGTGGGCTCTACATTGTCATCAAGGATGCACTGGTCCTTTTGTACCGCtacttgcgcaagcagcgccgcggccaacTGCACATCAAAGATTTGCCGTTcagcgacggcgtcgcACGCGAGCTGATGCAAAACGCAGAACCGCGCCCAGCCGCACGATAG
- the TIF3 gene encoding Eukaryotic translation initiation factor 4B (COG:A; EggNog:ENOG503NWTV) has protein sequence MSLVDFLADETTGTSWADEMDELPSAPAPRDFSDSGAPGAFGARPMRSRFEENGSFSRMREEPPLPTEPPFTAFVVNLSFESTESDVQNFFEPLTPVSVRLVSGHDGRPRGYGYVEFSTLDELKEALTYTGRSMDNRNVRVSVAESSSRAIKGAAADDASQWRRATPLPGGDDRRSGFGGVPSGGGFDSMGVTADGTRGGFGSKFEQSAERPRRGMAEPAEPGRGDDASDWRTGKPVVNKGPRFGFGSGEGRERSRPPLDEDGHSTWRSARPAATASERRKLDLKPRNATPSSTSAASVSSPFGSAKPVDVAEREREIQEKIQTQDRAWRASHPKTEKKPSAPDGAWRKADSASTEKRANDSPKVDESTEKDVSE, from the exons ATGTCCCTTGTGGACTTCTTGGCCGATGAGA CTACTGGCACATCGTGGGCCGATGAGATGGATGAGCTTCCAAGTGCGC CTGCTCCCCGCGATTTTTCTGATTCCGGAGCGCCTGGAgcctttggcgcgcgtccAATGCGCTCGCGTTTCGAAGAAAATGGCTCGTTTTCCCGTATGCGCGAAGAGCCTCCGTTGCCCACTGAGCCTCCGTTTACAGCGTTTGTCGTGAATCTTTCATTTGAAAGCACTGAGAGCGATGTGCAGAACTTCTTTGAACCGCTCACGCCTGTAAGTGTCCGCCTGGTCTCTGGACACGACGGCCGTCCTCGCGGCTACGGCTATGTGGAGTTCTCGACACTGGATGAACTTAAGGAGGCGCTGACCTACACAGGTCGTTCCATGGACAACCGCAATGTTCGTGTAAGTGTGGCCGAGTCCAGCTCGCGTGCCATCaaaggcgcagcagcagacGATGCTTCTCaatggcgtcgcgcgacgcctcTCCCTGGCGGCGATGATCGCCGCAGCGGCTTTGGCGGTGTTCCATCGGGCGGGGGTTTCGATTCTATGGGTGTTACCGCAGATGGTACGCGCGGTGGATTTGGCTCGAAGTTTGAACAGAGCGCCGAGCGTCCACGCCGTGGTATGGCTGAACCTGCAGAGCCCGGTCGTGGCGACGATGCTTCCGACTGGAGGACCGGCAAGCCGGTTGTTAACAAAGGTCCCCGCTTTGGTTTTGGCAGCGGTGAAGGCAGAGAGCGCAGCCGTCCACCCCTTGACGAGGACGGCCACTCGACGTGGCGCTCAGCCCGTCCCGCTGCGACCGCGTCGGAGCGTCGGAAGCTTGACTTGAAGCCACGCAATGCAACGCCGAGCAGTACTTCGGCTGCTTCTGTCTCGAGCCCCTTTGGCTCGGCAAAGCCAGTTGATGTAGCTGAGCGTGAGCGCGAGATCCAGGAAAAGATACAGACGCAGGAtcgtgcatggcgcgccagcCACCCAAAGACGGAAAAAAAGCCTTCCGCTCCGGACGGTGCCTGGCGCAAGGCAGACTCTGCTTCGACGGAGAAACGCGCCAATGACTCACCCAAAGTAGACGAATCTACTGAAAAAGATGTCTCGGAGTAA